A single genomic interval of Myxocyprinus asiaticus isolate MX2 ecotype Aquarium Trade chromosome 19, UBuf_Myxa_2, whole genome shotgun sequence harbors:
- the LOC127456727 gene encoding RAB6-interacting golgin-like, with product MAAWAGFSEEELRRMQQNGDSTNQTVPVTLGRGRRPAPTNRSRQQLQRERALQLPAKQKDGSGSLLPEQQLAKTADPPSVSHPAPLKSQEEPKLLESELVKQETEPVKHDPEPSAEAMATVIVKELDKQEVELRERNRLQQLQWEQRIMEEKNKKRKALLAKTIAEKSKQTQAEAVKLKKIQRELQALDDSVSSDIGILRKLIEEASMDYSLAWKRFEKAEAEYVAAKLDLHRKTEVKEQLTEHLCAIIQQNELRKARKLEELMLQLELNAEEVPMSEDAEQEDKQREDNPQFVTENGPAAGIEGSTELDCSNMSKDSSITEPQISQDNQERRVTDVSADVIS from the exons CGAATCAGACTGTGCCTGTCACTTTGGGTCGTGGACGGAGACCCGCTCCAACTAACCGGAGCAGGCAGCAGCTACAGCGGGAGAGGGCTCTACAGCTGCCAGCCAAGCAGAAGGATGGCAGTGGCTCTCTGCTCCCTGAGCAACAGCTTGCCAAAACCGCAGACCCACCTTCTGTCAGTCACCCTGCTCCTCTCAAATCACAGGAGGAACCTAAGCTTTTGGAGTCCGAACTGGTTAAGCAGGAAACAGAACCAGTTAAGCACGATCCAGAACCATCTGCAGAGGCAATGGCAACAGTGATCGTTAAGGAGCTGGACAAACAGGAAGTGGAATT GCGAGAGAGGAACCGTCTCCAGCAGCTGCAGTGGGAACAACGTATAATGGAAGAGaagaataaaaagagaaaagctcTCCTTGCAAAGACCATTGCTGAGAA GTCCAAACAGACTCAGGCCGAAGCTGTGAAACTGAAGAAAATCCAGAGAGAACTTCAAGCACTAGACGATTCTGTATCCAGTGACATTGGGATTCTCAGAAAACTGATAGAAGAAGCCAGCATGGACTATTCCTTAGCATG GAAGCGCTTTGAAAAGGCAGAGGCTGAGTATGTTGCTGCTAAGCTGGACTTGCATAGGAAAACGGAGGTGAAAGAGCAGCTCACAGAGCACCTGTGTGCAATCATCCAGCAAAATGAGCTACGCAAGGCCCGCAAACTGGAAGAGTTGATGCTTCAGCTTGAGCTTAATGCTGAGGAAGTCCCCATGTCAGAGGATGCAGAACAAGAGGACAAGCAGAGGGAGGACAACCCTCAGTTTGTTACTGAAAATGGTCCTGCAGCAGGCATTGAGGGGTCTACAGAGTTGGATTGCTCAAATATGAGCAAAGACAGTTCCATTACAGAACCACAGATCAGCCAAGACAATCAGGAGAGAAGAGTAACAGATGTTTCTGCAGATGTTATCAGCTAG